The proteins below are encoded in one region of Saccopteryx leptura isolate mSacLep1 chromosome 1, mSacLep1_pri_phased_curated, whole genome shotgun sequence:
- the FLOT1 gene encoding flotillin-1: MFFTCGPNEAMVVSGFCRSPPVMVAGGRVFVLPCIQQIQRISLNTLTLNVKSEKVYTRHGVPISVTGIAQVKIQGQNKEMLAAACQMFLGKTEAEIAQIALETLEGHQRAIMAHMTVEEIYKDRQKFSEQVFKVASSDLVNMGISVVSYTLKDIHDDQDYLHSLGKARTAQVQKDARIGEAEAKRDAGIREAKAKQEKVSAQYLSEIEMAKAQRDYELKKAAYDIEVNTRRAQADLAYQLQVAKTKQQIEEQRVQVQVVERAQQVAVQEQEIARREKELESRVRKPAEAERYKLERLAEAEKSQLIMQAEAEAESVKMRGEAEAFAVAARARAEAEQMAKKAEAFQLYQEAAQLDMLLEKLPQVAEEISGPLTSAKKITLVSSGSGAVGAAKVTGEVLDILSRLPESVERLTGVSISQVNHKPLRTA, encoded by the exons ATGTTTTTCACCTGTGGCCCCAATGAGGCCATGGTGGTCTCTG gTTTCTGCCGGAGCCCCCCAGTCATGGTGGCTGGGGGACGAGTCTTTGTCCTGCCCTGCATCCAGCAGATCcagag GATCTCTCTCAACACATTGACCCTCAATGTCAAGAGTGAAAAGGTTTACACTCGCCACGGGGTCCCCATCTCAGTCACTGGCATTGCCCAG GTGAAAATCCAGGGGCAGAACAAGGAGATGCTGGCGGCCGCCTGCCAGATGTTCCTGGGGAAGACGGAGGCTGAGATCGCCCAGATTGCTCTGGAGACGCTGGAGGGCCACCAGAGGGCCATCATGGCCCACATGACTGTGGAG GAAATCTATAAGGACCGGCAGAAATTCTCCGAGCAAGTTTTCAAAGTGGCGTCCTCTGACCTGGTGAACATGGGCATCAGTGTGGTCAGCTACACCCTGAAGGACATTCACGATGACCAG GACTATTTGCACTCCCTGGGGAAGGCTCGAACTGCTCAAGTCCAAAAAGATGCTCGGATTGGAGAAGCAGAGGCCAAGAGAGACGCTGGGATCCGG GAGGCCAAAGCCAAGCAGGAGAAAGTGTCTGCTCAGTACCTGAGTGAGATCGAAATGGCCAAGGCGCAGAGGGACTACGAGCTGAAGAAGGCCGCCTACGACATCGAGGTCAACACGCGCCGTGCGCAGGCCGACCTGGCCTATCAGCTGCAG GTGGCCAAAACGAAGCAGCAGATCGAGGAGCAGCGCGTGCAGGTGCAGGTGGTGGAGCGGGCCCAGCAGGTGGCGGTGCAGGAGCAGGAGATCGCCCGGCGCGAGAAGGAGCTGGAGTCCCGCGTGCGCAAGCCGGCGGAGGCCGAGCGCTACAAGCTGGAGCGCCTGGCGGAGGCAGAGAA GTCCCAGCTGATCATGCAGGCGGAGGCCGAAGCGGAGTCTGTGAAG ATGCGCGGGGAGGCCGAGGCCTTCGCGGTGGCAGCGCGGGCGCGGGCCGAGGCCGAGCAGATGGCCAAGAAGGCGGAGGCGTTCCAGCTGTACCAGGAGGCCGCGCAGCTGGACATGCTCCTGGAGAAGCTTCCCCAG GTGGCAGAGGAGATCAGTGGTCCCTTGACCTCCGCCAAAAAGATCACGCTGGTGTCCAGTGGAAGTGGGGCCGTGGGGGCGGCCAAAGTAACTGGGGAAGTACTGGACATCCTGAGCCGCCTGCCGGAGAGCGTGGAGAGACTCACCGGCGTCAGCATCTCCCAG gTGAACCACAAGCCCCTGCGAACGGCCTGA